The genomic interval CACTCGGCCACCTCACCAAAATCTCGGAATTTCAGTTTTACTTGCTGTTTCCTCAGCAATTGAGGCCGCGTATTATACCTAGGCAACTCAGGTGTGCAACTAATTCGTTGATTTTTAAGGCTTAATCCATTGTTTTACGTATCCGTCCAGCTCCACTTCTGGTGCATGATTGGTAATCGTTGGAGTACCTATATATAAAAATCCAACGATTTCACCCTGCTCAGGAACATCAAAGGCTCGTTTTACTTTTTCTTCATAGGCACACTCTCCCGTGCGCCAAATAGAACTATATCCCAGCGAGCTGATGGCCACCTGCATGTTCTGTATGGCAGCTCCTACCGCTAAGATCTGCTCAGTGACGGGTATCTTGCTGTTTTCGTAAGGATGGCATGTAGCCACAATCATCAACGGCGCGCGCAGTGGCATATTGCGCGACTTTTCGACTTTGGCGTCACTCTCACCCCTCTCTTTGGCTATATCAGCAAACAAGTGACCAAGTTCTGCCAATTGAGCACCTTGCACGATATGAAAACGCCATGGCTTTAGACGACCATGATCTGGGGCGCGCAAGCCACAACGCAGTATCTGTTCGACTTCCTCGTCTGTGGGTGCTGGTGCATCTAATTTAGGAGAGGATGCACGCTTTTGAAGAAGCTCTATTACTGTATTCACACTTCACCTTTTCTATACTGTTATTGAGCTTTTAATTGAGCTGGGTCTATCAATGCGCCTTGCACTAGAGTCCAACTAAAGGTTAAATAGTCGACCTTTTATCATTTAACTGTTTGTTAATTGCAGTTGCAAAGAATTATCATTTAATTACATGCTAAATACTAGAACCGAGCCACACACTGCCCCGCTTTACGAGTTTTATTCTCGCAGTGTTGCTTTTATTGCTGCTGCTGCCACCATTATTTTTGGTCAAGATTATGGATTAACCAGCGATGCTTACCACTACGTATTAGTTATCTGCGCGGTTTACCCTTTCTTAACGTACTTTGCTGGTCGCGCTGTTCCCGAGAATTTCCAACCTTATCGCAGGCCAACCCTTTTGCTAACCGATAGCCTACTTACTGGCTGTTTCATTGCGTATTTGCATTTTGCTGTAATCCCTTCTGCGCTCTTTGCTATTTTGGTCAACACATCAGTGATTACACTAGGCAGTTTTTTCTTATGGGCAGGCAGTATTCTTACCATGACTGTCGGTGCTTATGTTGGTTACATCTTTTTCCAACAAGGCATTGTTTTGGATGTTCACCCAACTATTGAGATCGTCGCCATTGTCGGCACAGCCTGCCACTTAGCGGTGACTGCTTTTTATAGCGCCAAACAAAATGCTCAATTAGCGGTACTACACACCAAACTCACCCTTGAGCAAAAACGTCAACAAAACCTATCACACAAGGTTGCAAAGTATATTTCACCGCAAATTTGGGAATCCATTTTCTCGGGCAGCAAAGAAGTTAAACTGGAAACTCAACGTAAAAAATTAGTGGTGTTTTTCTCAGACATTAAGGGCTTTACAGCTCTTTCAGAGCAAATTGAATCTGAAGCCCTGACGGAATTACTCAACAATTATTTAACTGAGATGACCAACATTGCGCTGAAATACGGCGGCACCATAGATAAGTATATTGGCGATAGCATCATGGTATTCTTTGGTGATCCCAAAACCCAAGGTGCGAAAAAAGATACACTTGCCTGTGTAGCCATGGCGATTGAAATGCGCAGGCACATGAAAGTATTGCGTCAGAAATGGCGCGCGCAGGGCGTTCAAACTCCCCTTGAAATTCGCATGGGTATCAATACAGGGTATTGCACAGTCGGTAACTTTGGTACCGAAAGTCGCATGGATTACACCATCATCGGTAAAGAAGTAAACATGGCAAGCCGCTTAGAAAGCGCCGCTGAAGCAGGCGAAATTTTGTTATCACACGAATCCTATGCATTGGTGCAAGACAAAATTATTTGTCGAGAAAAAGGCAGCATTGCTGTTAAAGGTTTCTCGCGCCCAGTGCCTGTATTTGAGGTTGTTGATTTTCGCCATAACCTGGGTGGCAAGTCCTCATTCATTGAACACGACCTACCTGGTTTCTCCATGTACATGGATACCAATCGCATCAACAATTACGATCGCGAAAAAATTGCTAAGTCGTTGGAACAAGCCGCTGCACGCATAAAAAGCCAAGCACGCATGAAGGGCTAAATACCATGACGCGCCGAACCCTTGCTTTTATTTTCATGGGCTTATTGGCAGTTTGGCTCGTAATTCTGTTTGTAGGTATTGCGTATTTTCAGAATCAATACGTGGTTCCGTTTAGCCACAAGGCCGAACAATTCTTAAATGCCAGTAAAACCGAACAATGGTTTCAGCGACTTAACAACACCCTTCCGAAGAAAAACACTCCGTTGCGTCTGATCCAGCTCTGGCAACCCGGTTGCTTATGCAATCGTTTTGCGCGCCCTCATGCGCTAGACACCCTAAGCCTTGCGGCAGAGAAAGGCATTGAGCACATCACCTTAATACCTGCCAGCCAAGCATCAGCAAGAGAGGCATTACAAACCCTAAATCCAGGTACACGAATCCTCGTTGCCGGCAATGATCAAATCAATGCTTGGCCAAATAGCCCTTCTGTTATGTTACAAGGCTCGATGGGACAACTTTTGTACTTTGGCCCACTGGGCTTTGGTGCATTTTGTGGCCAACCAGGCACCTCGGCCCTGACTAGCCAGATTAAAGCCGTAGAAAACGGCGCTCAACGCCCCTTTTTCAATGTGATAGGCCAGGGGTGCTTCTGTAGCTTTGATTGACCATGTGTAATCCATAGAAAGTGCTAGGCTTATAGGTACGCCTGCTAAACACCATGAGCCTTTCGCGATGGATAAGCACAATTACCAAACCTTAGCCCATATCGGCCGCGCGCTCATGTCCGAGCGAGACACCAACAAATTATGCGATCTCATACTAGACGAAGCTCAAAAGCTGACTCAAGCCGATG from Bermanella marisrubri carries:
- a CDS encoding nitroreductase family protein, with amino-acid sequence MNTVIELLQKRASSPKLDAPAPTDEEVEQILRCGLRAPDHGRLKPWRFHIVQGAQLAELGHLFADIAKERGESDAKVEKSRNMPLRAPLMIVATCHPYENSKIPVTEQILAVGAAIQNMQVAISSLGYSSIWRTGECAYEEKVKRAFDVPEQGEIVGFLYIGTPTITNHAPEVELDGYVKQWIKP
- a CDS encoding adenylate/guanylate cyclase domain-containing protein; the protein is MLNTRTEPHTAPLYEFYSRSVAFIAAAATIIFGQDYGLTSDAYHYVLVICAVYPFLTYFAGRAVPENFQPYRRPTLLLTDSLLTGCFIAYLHFAVIPSALFAILVNTSVITLGSFFLWAGSILTMTVGAYVGYIFFQQGIVLDVHPTIEIVAIVGTACHLAVTAFYSAKQNAQLAVLHTKLTLEQKRQQNLSHKVAKYISPQIWESIFSGSKEVKLETQRKKLVVFFSDIKGFTALSEQIESEALTELLNNYLTEMTNIALKYGGTIDKYIGDSIMVFFGDPKTQGAKKDTLACVAMAIEMRRHMKVLRQKWRAQGVQTPLEIRMGINTGYCTVGNFGTESRMDYTIIGKEVNMASRLESAAEAGEILLSHESYALVQDKIICREKGSIAVKGFSRPVPVFEVVDFRHNLGGKSSFIEHDLPGFSMYMDTNRINNYDREKIAKSLEQAAARIKSQARMKG
- a CDS encoding DUF6436 domain-containing protein — protein: MTRRTLAFIFMGLLAVWLVILFVGIAYFQNQYVVPFSHKAEQFLNASKTEQWFQRLNNTLPKKNTPLRLIQLWQPGCLCNRFARPHALDTLSLAAEKGIEHITLIPASQASAREALQTLNPGTRILVAGNDQINAWPNSPSVMLQGSMGQLLYFGPLGFGAFCGQPGTSALTSQIKAVENGAQRPFFNVIGQGCFCSFD